The Pseudomonas parafulva genome window below encodes:
- a CDS encoding malic enzyme-like NAD(P)-binding protein: protein MSDLKTAALEYHAQPRPGKLSVELSKPTATARDLALAYSPGVAEPVREIGRDPELAYKYTGKGNLVAVISDGTAILGLGDLGPLASKPVMEGKGVLFKRFAGIDVFDIEVESESPQAFIDTVRRISITFGGINLEDIKAPECFEIERTLIEQCDIPVFHDDQHGTAIVTAAGMINALEIAGKTLEDAKIVCLGAGAAAISCMKLLVSMGAKVENIFMIDRNGVIHAGRDDLNQYKAQFAHATDKRTLADALDGADVFVGLSGPNLLSADGLKSMAANPIVFACSNPDPEIAPELAHATRNDVIMATGRSDYPNQVNNVLGFPFIFRGALDVRAKRINEEMKIAAAVALKDLAKLPVPKEVCEAYGVEGLEFGREYIIPKPLDARLITVVSDAVAKAAIESGVATLPYPKHYPLKSVDDVFNG, encoded by the coding sequence ATGTCAGATTTGAAAACCGCCGCTCTCGAATACCACGCTCAACCTCGTCCGGGGAAACTGAGCGTGGAACTTTCCAAGCCAACCGCCACCGCCCGCGACCTCGCCCTGGCCTACAGCCCAGGCGTTGCCGAGCCGGTCCGCGAAATTGGCCGTGATCCAGAGCTGGCCTACAAATACACCGGCAAGGGCAACCTGGTCGCGGTGATTTCCGACGGCACCGCCATCCTGGGCCTGGGCGACCTTGGCCCGCTGGCCTCCAAGCCGGTCATGGAAGGCAAGGGCGTTCTGTTCAAGCGTTTCGCGGGCATCGACGTGTTCGACATCGAAGTTGAATCGGAAAGCCCACAGGCCTTCATCGACACCGTTCGCCGCATCTCCATCACCTTCGGCGGCATCAACCTCGAAGACATCAAGGCGCCTGAGTGCTTCGAGATCGAGCGCACGCTGATCGAGCAGTGCGACATTCCGGTCTTCCACGACGACCAGCATGGCACCGCCATCGTGACCGCTGCGGGCATGATCAACGCCCTGGAAATCGCAGGTAAAACCCTGGAGGACGCGAAGATCGTCTGCCTGGGCGCCGGCGCTGCGGCCATCTCCTGCATGAAGCTGCTGGTCAGCATGGGTGCCAAGGTCGAGAACATCTTCATGATCGACCGCAACGGCGTGATCCATGCCGGTCGCGACGACCTGAACCAGTACAAGGCCCAGTTCGCCCACGCCACCGACAAGCGCACCCTGGCCGATGCCCTGGACGGTGCTGACGTGTTCGTGGGTCTGTCCGGCCCGAACCTGCTGAGCGCCGACGGCCTGAAGTCGATGGCGGCCAACCCGATCGTGTTCGCCTGCTCGAACCCGGATCCGGAAATCGCCCCTGAGCTGGCGCACGCCACCCGCAATGACGTGATCATGGCCACCGGTCGTTCTGACTACCCGAACCAGGTCAACAACGTGCTGGGCTTCCCGTTCATCTTCCGTGGCGCCCTGGACGTGCGCGCCAAGCGCATCAACGAAGAGATGAAGATCGCTGCCGCCGTCGCCCTGAAGGATCTGGCCAAGCTGCCTGTGCCGAAGGAAGTGTGCGAAGCCTACGGCGTCGAGGGCCTGGAGTTCGGCCGTGAGTACATCATTCCGAAGCCGCTGGACGCGCGCTTGATCACCGTCGTTTCCGACGCGGTGGCCAAGGCAGCCATCGAGTCGGGTGTGGCCACCCTGCCGTATCCGAAGCACTACCCGCTCAAGAGCGTGGATGACGTGTTCAACGGCTGA
- a CDS encoding penicillin-binding protein 1A, with the protein MRLLKFFWWSFVAVICALVLGLSGAFLYLSPSLPSVDSLRSIQLQIPLRVYSSDGKLIAEFGEMRRSPIRFAEIPPQFIQALLSAEDDNFLNHYGVDPSSLMRAATQLVKSGHIQTGGSTITMQVAKNFFLTSERSFSRKTNEILLALQIERELTKDEILELYVNKIYLGNRAYGIDAAAQVYYGKSIRDVSLAQMAMIAGLPKAPSRFNPLANPVRAKERRDWILGRMYKLGKIDQASYQAALAEPLNASYHVPAPEVNAPFVAEMARAEMVGRYGSEAYTEGYRVTTTVPSDTQEIANKAVLNGLTAYDERHGYRGPEARYPGKTRNAWQQDLTKQRTLGGLEPAIVTQVDKTGLKVLTRAGQEEDVAWDTMKWARPFINSNAQGRSPQSPADVAQVGDLIRVQRLDDGTLKFSQVPGAQSALVTLNPTDGAIQALVGGFSFEQSNYNRAMQAKRQPGSSFKPFVYSAALDNGYTAASLVNDAPIVFVDESIDKVWRPKNDTNTFLGPIRMREALYKSRNLVSIRLLQAMGVDRTIDYIAKFGFNKQDLPRNLSLALGTATLTPMEIATGWSTFANGGYKINPYLIERIESRSGETLFTANPARVPQGQQDQAGIAAPEAPITTLAQPGTAPSALGQIAPPPLTPVVAERIIDGRTTYILTSMLQDVIKRGTGRRALALGRSDLAGKTGTTNESKDAWFSGYNADYMTTVWVGFDQPETLGRREYGGTVALPIWMDFMGPALKGKPEHPPAEPEGILSLRVDPVSGRAATPSTPNAYFELFKAEDSPPSGDELGNGVAPGSPLPADESAPMDLF; encoded by the coding sequence CATCCAGGCACTTCTGTCAGCCGAAGACGACAATTTCCTCAACCATTACGGCGTCGATCCAAGCAGCCTGATGCGCGCTGCGACCCAATTGGTGAAATCCGGTCATATTCAGACTGGCGGCAGCACCATCACCATGCAGGTGGCCAAGAATTTCTTCCTCACCAGTGAACGCAGCTTCTCGCGCAAGACCAACGAAATCCTCCTGGCCCTGCAGATCGAACGCGAGCTGACCAAGGACGAAATCCTCGAGCTGTACGTGAACAAGATCTACCTGGGCAATCGTGCCTATGGCATCGATGCGGCAGCGCAGGTGTATTACGGCAAGTCGATCCGTGACGTCAGCCTGGCGCAAATGGCGATGATCGCCGGCCTGCCCAAGGCGCCGTCGCGTTTCAACCCGCTGGCCAACCCGGTACGCGCCAAAGAGCGCCGCGACTGGATCCTGGGGCGCATGTACAAGCTCGGCAAGATCGACCAGGCGAGCTATCAGGCCGCGCTCGCCGAGCCGCTGAACGCCAGCTATCACGTGCCGGCGCCGGAGGTGAATGCGCCGTTCGTCGCCGAAATGGCGCGGGCCGAAATGGTTGGCCGATACGGCAGCGAGGCCTACACCGAAGGCTATCGCGTCACCACCACGGTCCCCAGCGATACCCAGGAGATCGCCAACAAGGCGGTGCTCAATGGCCTGACCGCTTACGACGAGCGCCACGGCTACCGTGGCCCCGAAGCGCGCTATCCGGGCAAGACGCGCAACGCCTGGCAGCAGGACCTGACCAAACAGCGCACCCTCGGCGGGCTGGAACCGGCCATCGTCACCCAGGTCGACAAGACTGGCCTGAAGGTACTGACCCGTGCCGGACAGGAAGAAGACGTGGCCTGGGACACCATGAAGTGGGCCCGGCCGTTCATCAACAGCAACGCCCAGGGCCGCTCGCCGCAGTCGCCGGCAGACGTGGCGCAGGTCGGCGACCTGATCCGTGTGCAGCGCCTGGACGACGGCACGCTCAAGTTCAGCCAGGTGCCGGGGGCGCAGAGTGCGCTGGTGACACTGAACCCGACCGACGGCGCGATCCAAGCGCTGGTCGGCGGCTTCTCGTTCGAGCAGAGCAACTACAACCGCGCCATGCAAGCCAAGCGCCAGCCGGGTTCGAGCTTCAAGCCGTTCGTCTACAGCGCTGCGCTGGACAACGGCTACACCGCCGCCAGCCTGGTGAACGACGCACCGATCGTGTTCGTCGACGAGTCCATCGACAAAGTCTGGCGTCCGAAGAACGACACCAACACCTTCCTCGGCCCGATCCGCATGCGCGAGGCGCTGTACAAGTCGCGCAACCTGGTGTCGATCCGCCTGCTGCAAGCCATGGGCGTCGATCGCACCATCGACTACATCGCCAAGTTCGGTTTCAACAAGCAGGACCTGCCGCGCAACCTGTCGCTGGCCTTGGGCACCGCAACGCTCACGCCGATGGAGATCGCCACCGGCTGGAGCACCTTCGCCAACGGCGGCTACAAGATCAACCCGTACCTGATCGAGCGTATCGAGAGCCGTAGCGGCGAGACCCTGTTCACCGCCAATCCGGCGCGGGTACCGCAAGGCCAGCAGGATCAGGCCGGCATCGCTGCACCGGAAGCGCCGATCACTACTCTCGCGCAGCCGGGTACCGCGCCGTCGGCGCTGGGCCAGATCGCCCCGCCGCCACTGACGCCGGTGGTGGCCGAGCGGATCATCGACGGTCGTACCACCTATATCCTCACCAGCATGCTGCAGGACGTGATCAAGCGCGGCACTGGCCGACGCGCCTTGGCCCTGGGCCGCAGCGACCTGGCGGGCAAGACCGGTACCACCAACGAATCCAAGGATGCCTGGTTCTCCGGTTACAACGCCGACTACATGACCACCGTCTGGGTCGGCTTCGATCAGCCGGAGACCTTGGGTCGTCGCGAGTATGGGGGCACCGTCGCGCTGCCGATCTGGATGGACTTCATGGGCCCGGCGCTCAAGGGCAAGCCCGAGCATCCGCCAGCCGAGCCCGAGGGCATTCTCAGCCTGAGGGTCGATCCGGTGAGCGGCCGTGCGGCGACGCCAAGCACGCCGAATGCCTACTTCGAGCTGTTCAAGGCTGAAGACTCGCCACCTTCAGGTGACGAACTGGGCAATGGCGTAGCACCGGGCAGCCCGCTCCCGGCCGATGAATCGGCGCCGATGGACCTGTTCTAA